A stretch of the Thalassotalea euphylliae genome encodes the following:
- the zipA gene encoding cell division protein ZipA, with product MMEDNFRNALIIISAIVIAAIFIHGLWTIRKNKNPYKLKTSDTKVEPMSRDFDGKGFDQDGVSEARVVADSALTGEIEHPPADEEIPNHPAPAPAYNDEPLPVDIAEQTVAPELPEEEKAAPAAEELVLESEPSVYQTPVTQAKPKVATPASAANAVKAPSGAALKKNQIELNFDDSIDTTDASDRKEPTFGAQPSDDVEASDNAPTLEQPEIETEVIVLSVVMSQGQLMSGAALLPSLLTLGMKYGDMNIFHRHQDSAGNGKVTFSLANMMNPGTFDLDNMENFNTQGVSMFMTLPNAGDPFEVFEQMLAAAKQLAQEFNGQILDDKRSAMTKQTEQHYLSKIREFDRKQRIAQS from the coding sequence ATGATGGAAGATAATTTTCGAAACGCATTAATCATTATCAGTGCAATTGTAATTGCCGCCATTTTTATCCACGGTTTGTGGACTATTCGCAAAAACAAAAATCCGTATAAGTTAAAAACAAGTGATACCAAAGTTGAGCCGATGTCGCGCGACTTTGATGGCAAAGGGTTCGATCAAGATGGCGTAAGCGAGGCGAGAGTTGTTGCCGATTCCGCGCTTACTGGCGAAATTGAGCACCCGCCAGCAGATGAAGAAATTCCTAATCACCCCGCGCCTGCACCGGCATACAATGATGAACCTTTGCCGGTGGATATTGCTGAACAAACTGTTGCTCCTGAGTTGCCAGAGGAAGAAAAAGCAGCACCAGCGGCCGAAGAGCTGGTTCTAGAATCTGAGCCTAGCGTTTACCAAACTCCGGTCACTCAAGCTAAGCCGAAAGTTGCTACACCTGCTTCTGCTGCCAATGCTGTAAAAGCACCTAGCGGTGCGGCGCTCAAGAAAAATCAAATTGAGCTGAATTTTGATGACAGTATTGACACTACAGATGCTAGTGACCGCAAAGAGCCAACCTTTGGCGCTCAGCCAAGTGATGATGTTGAAGCTTCTGACAATGCGCCAACGCTCGAGCAACCAGAGATTGAAACAGAAGTTATTGTGTTATCTGTGGTTATGTCGCAAGGACAATTAATGTCTGGTGCGGCGTTATTACCAAGCCTGCTAACCCTGGGCATGAAGTACGGTGATATGAATATTTTCCATCGCCATCAAGACAGTGCTGGCAACGGCAAAGTTACCTTTAGCCTAGCGAATATGATGAATCCTGGCACCTTTGATTTAGACAATATGGAAAACTTTAATACGCAAGGGGTCAGCATGTTTATGACCTTGCCGAATGCAGGTGATCCATTTGAAGTATTTGAACAAATGTTAGCGGCTGCTAAACAGCTTGCACAAGAGTTTAATGGTCAGATCCTTGATGACAAGCGCAGCGCGATGACCAAGCAAACTGAACAGCATTACTTGAGCAAAATCAGAGAGTTCGATCGCAAACAACGTATTGCGCAAAGTTAA